Proteins encoded together in one Streptomyces sp. B1I3 window:
- a CDS encoding NUDIX hydrolase, protein MPNGQWYPPEWPARIRALAGGDLKVVTPRRAATVMLLRDGRPGPDGRGPAVHMLRRRTSMAFAGGAYAYPGGGVDPRDDDHLVGWAGPSLESWARRLGVDTVAEAQAVVCAAVRETYEEAGVLLAGPTAGTVVSDTTGADWEADREALVARELSFAGFLDRRGLVLRSDLLGAWARWITPEFEPRRYDTWFFVAALPEGQRTRNVSTEADRTVWIRPGDAADRYDRGELLMMPPTVATLRALRPYGTAAEALEAASAQDLTPVLAEARMDGDMLVLSWPGHDEFTQHVPAATGAASAARDAGRKGGGAP, encoded by the coding sequence ATGCCCAACGGTCAGTGGTACCCACCGGAATGGCCCGCCCGGATCCGGGCCCTCGCCGGTGGCGATCTGAAGGTCGTGACCCCTAGGCGCGCGGCCACGGTGATGTTGCTGAGGGACGGCCGTCCGGGGCCGGACGGCCGGGGTCCGGCCGTCCACATGCTCCGGCGGCGCACCTCCATGGCTTTTGCCGGGGGTGCCTACGCCTATCCGGGTGGCGGGGTGGACCCGCGCGACGACGACCACCTCGTGGGGTGGGCGGGGCCGTCACTGGAGAGCTGGGCCCGGCGGTTGGGCGTCGACACGGTGGCCGAGGCGCAGGCCGTCGTCTGCGCCGCGGTCCGTGAGACGTACGAGGAAGCGGGCGTCCTGCTGGCCGGGCCGACCGCCGGGACGGTGGTGAGCGACACCACGGGCGCCGACTGGGAGGCCGACCGCGAGGCCCTCGTGGCCCGTGAGCTGTCCTTCGCCGGATTCCTGGACCGCCGGGGCCTCGTCCTGCGCTCCGACCTGCTCGGCGCGTGGGCCCGCTGGATCACTCCGGAGTTCGAGCCGCGCAGGTACGACACCTGGTTCTTCGTCGCCGCGCTCCCGGAAGGCCAGCGGACCCGGAACGTCTCCACGGAGGCCGACCGGACGGTCTGGATCCGTCCCGGGGACGCCGCCGACCGCTACGACCGGGGAGAACTCCTGATGATGCCGCCGACCGTGGCCACACTGCGCGCGCTGAGGCCGTACGGGACAGCCGCGGAGGCCCTGGAGGCAGCAAGTGCCCAGGACCTCACTCCCGTGCTGGCAGAAGCCCGTATGGACGGTGACATGCTGGTGCTGAGCTGGCCGGGGCACGACGAGTTCACGCAGCACGTTCCGGCCGCGACCGGGGCCGCGTCCGCCGCTCGGGACGCCGGCCGCAAGGGCGGTGGCGCACCGTGA
- a CDS encoding MBL fold metallo-hydrolase encodes MSDAAALPGRPRGGALSGPATARAVNVLAPNASAMTLDGTNTWIVAEPDSDLAVVIDPGPLDDVHLRAVIDTAERAGRRIGLTLLTHGHPDHAEGAARFAELTRTKVRALDAALRLGDEGLAAGDVITTGGLELRVVPTPGHTADSLSFHIPADRAVLTGDTVLGRGTTVVAHPDGRLGDYLDTLRRLRSLTVDDGVRTVLPGHGPVLEDAQGAVEFYLAHRAHRLAQVETAVEAGHRTPAQVVAAVYADVDRSLWPAAELSVRAQLEYLAEHGLIEADQ; translated from the coding sequence GTGAGCGACGCCGCGGCACTGCCCGGCCGCCCCCGGGGCGGCGCCCTCTCCGGCCCCGCCACGGCCCGGGCGGTCAACGTCCTCGCACCCAACGCCTCCGCGATGACGCTGGACGGCACGAACACCTGGATCGTCGCCGAGCCGGACTCCGATCTGGCGGTCGTGATCGACCCGGGGCCGCTCGACGACGTACACCTGCGGGCCGTCATCGACACCGCGGAGCGGGCCGGGCGCCGCATCGGGCTCACGCTGCTGACGCACGGCCATCCCGACCACGCGGAGGGCGCCGCACGGTTCGCCGAGCTCACACGCACGAAGGTGCGCGCCCTGGACGCGGCGCTGCGCCTCGGCGACGAGGGGCTGGCGGCAGGCGATGTGATCACCACCGGAGGCCTCGAACTCCGGGTCGTCCCCACCCCGGGGCACACCGCGGACTCGCTCTCCTTCCACATCCCCGCAGACCGCGCCGTACTGACGGGCGACACGGTTCTCGGAAGGGGGACGACGGTCGTCGCGCACCCGGACGGGCGGCTGGGCGACTACCTGGACACGCTGCGCCGGCTGCGCTCGCTGACCGTCGACGACGGGGTGCGTACCGTGCTGCCGGGGCATGGTCCCGTGCTGGAGGACGCCCAGGGCGCCGTCGAGTTCTACCTCGCCCACCGGGCCCACCGGCTGGCCCAGGTCGAGACGGCCGTGGAGGCCGGCCACCGTACGCCCGCGCAGGTCGTGGCGGCCGTCTACGCGGACGTCGACCGCTCCCTGTGGCCCGCGGCCGAACTGTCGGTCCGGGCCCAGTTGGAGTATCTCGCCGAGCACGGGCTCATAGAGGCCGACCAGTAG
- a CDS encoding Crp/Fnr family transcriptional regulator, which yields MDDVLRRAPLFAALDDEQAAELRASMSEVTLARGDALFHEGDPGDRLYVVTEGKVKLHRTSPDGRENMLAVLGPGELIGELSLFDPGPRTATATALTEVKLLGLGHGDLQPWLNARPEVATALLRAVARRLRKTNDQMSDLVFSDVPGRVARALLDLSRRFGVQSEEGIHVVHDLTQEELAQLVGASRETVNKALADFAGRGWLRLEARAVILLDVERLAKRSR from the coding sequence GTGGACGACGTTCTGCGGCGCGCCCCGCTTTTCGCGGCGCTCGATGACGAGCAGGCCGCGGAGCTCCGCGCCTCGATGAGTGAGGTGACCCTCGCGCGCGGCGACGCGCTGTTCCACGAGGGTGACCCGGGGGACCGCCTCTATGTGGTGACCGAGGGCAAGGTGAAGCTCCACCGCACGTCCCCCGACGGGCGGGAGAACATGCTGGCCGTCCTCGGTCCCGGTGAGCTGATCGGGGAGCTCTCGCTCTTCGACCCGGGCCCGCGCACCGCCACCGCGACGGCGCTGACCGAGGTCAAGCTCCTCGGCCTCGGCCACGGCGACCTCCAGCCCTGGCTGAACGCGCGCCCCGAGGTGGCCACGGCGCTGCTGCGCGCCGTCGCCCGCCGACTGCGCAAGACCAACGACCAGATGTCCGACCTGGTCTTCTCCGACGTGCCGGGCCGTGTCGCCCGTGCGCTCCTCGACCTGTCGCGCCGTTTCGGCGTGCAGTCGGAGGAGGGCATCCACGTCGTGCACGACCTGACCCAGGAAGAACTGGCCCAGCTCGTCGGCGCCTCCCGCGAGACGGTCAACAAGGCCCTCGCGGACTTCGCCGGCCGCGGCTGGCTGCGCCTCGAGGCCCGCGCCGTGATCCTGCTGGACGTGGAGCGGCTGGCGAAGCGGTCCCGCTGA
- the nth gene encoding endonuclease III: MSGKPVRTQVEGADGVSEDENSAVGEQPGQRRRNAAKRPSGASPGKGAAPAAQAAGAAASSRSASPRAAGAGKGTAKPESRLAMVRRARRINRELADVYPYAHPELDFRNPFELLVATVLSAQTTDLRVNQTTPALFARYPTPEDMAAAVPEELEAIIRPTGFFRAKARSLMGLSASLRDNFGGEVPGRLKDLVTLPGVGRKTANVVLGNAFGVPGITVDTHFGRLVRRWKWTEQEDPEKVEADIAAIFPKSEWTMLSHRVVFHGRRICHARKPACGACPIAPLCPAYGEGETDPEKAKKLLKYEMGGYPGQRLSPPPDYPGRPAPPLGAG; the protein is encoded by the coding sequence GTGTCCGGAAAGCCGGTGAGAACGCAGGTCGAGGGGGCTGATGGGGTGTCGGAGGACGAGAATTCCGCTGTGGGCGAACAGCCTGGACAGCGCCGTAGAAATGCCGCAAAGCGCCCGTCGGGAGCGTCCCCGGGCAAGGGCGCGGCTCCTGCCGCGCAAGCGGCCGGAGCGGCAGCATCGTCTCGGTCGGCCTCACCGCGGGCGGCCGGAGCGGGGAAGGGGACCGCGAAGCCGGAGTCGCGTCTGGCGATGGTGCGCCGTGCCCGCCGGATCAACCGCGAGCTCGCCGACGTCTACCCGTACGCCCACCCCGAACTGGACTTCCGCAATCCGTTCGAGCTGCTGGTGGCCACGGTCCTCTCCGCCCAGACCACCGACCTGAGGGTGAACCAGACCACTCCCGCCCTCTTCGCCCGCTATCCGACACCCGAGGACATGGCGGCCGCCGTGCCCGAGGAGCTGGAGGCGATCATCCGGCCGACCGGGTTCTTCCGGGCCAAGGCCCGCTCCCTCATGGGTCTGTCGGCGTCCCTCAGGGACAACTTCGGCGGTGAGGTGCCGGGCCGTCTGAAAGATCTCGTGACGCTGCCAGGCGTCGGCCGCAAGACGGCGAACGTCGTCCTGGGCAATGCGTTCGGTGTGCCCGGCATCACGGTGGACACCCACTTCGGCCGGCTGGTCCGCCGATGGAAGTGGACCGAGCAGGAGGACCCGGAGAAGGTCGAGGCGGACATCGCCGCGATCTTCCCCAAGAGCGAATGGACGATGCTGTCCCACCGCGTCGTCTTCCACGGCCGACGCATCTGCCACGCCCGCAAGCCCGCCTGCGGTGCCTGTCCGATCGCCCCGCTCTGCCCCGCCTACGGCGAGGGGGAGACGGACCCGGAGAAGGCCAAGAAGCTTCTGAAGTACGAGATGGGCGGTTACCCGGGCCAGCGGCTCAGCCCGCCTCCGGACTACCCGGGCAGGCCGGCTCCGCCCCTCGGAGCCGGGTGA
- a CDS encoding CoA pyrophosphatase — MTHVQSMRTAREAATTEPGAPDDSAITVTTEGLPGWLGPVAQTARSVRAQQLSRFLPPESGAGRQSAVLILFGEGERGPELLLMERSGTLRSHAGQPSFPGGSLDPEDGDPETSGPLRAALREAEEETGLDPAGVQIFGVLPRLYIPVSSFVVTPVLGWWRAPSPVGVVDPAETARVFTVPVADLTDPANRATAVHPSGHKGPAFLVESALVWGFTAGLIDRLVHYAGWERPWDRAKQVPLDWRA; from the coding sequence ATGACGCACGTACAGAGCATGAGGACCGCACGAGAGGCGGCCACCACGGAACCAGGCGCGCCGGACGACAGTGCGATCACCGTCACGACCGAGGGCCTGCCCGGCTGGCTGGGCCCGGTGGCGCAGACCGCGCGGAGCGTCCGTGCCCAGCAGCTCAGTCGCTTCCTGCCGCCGGAGAGCGGTGCGGGCCGCCAGTCCGCCGTCCTGATCCTCTTCGGCGAGGGTGAGCGAGGCCCTGAACTGCTGCTGATGGAGCGCTCCGGCACCCTGCGCTCCCATGCCGGCCAGCCGTCCTTCCCCGGCGGCTCCCTCGATCCGGAGGACGGCGACCCCGAGACCTCCGGGCCGCTCAGGGCGGCGCTGCGGGAGGCTGAGGAGGAGACCGGCCTCGATCCCGCCGGTGTCCAGATCTTCGGCGTACTGCCCCGGCTCTACATCCCGGTGAGCAGTTTCGTGGTCACGCCCGTCCTCGGTTGGTGGAGAGCTCCCAGCCCCGTGGGAGTGGTCGATCCGGCCGAGACCGCCCGGGTGTTCACCGTCCCCGTGGCGGATCTCACGGATCCGGCCAACCGTGCGACGGCCGTCCACCCGAGCGGTCACAAGGGCCCGGCATTCCTGGTCGAATCCGCGCTGGTCTGGGGCTTCACAGCCGGCCTGATCGATCGTCTCGTGCACTACGCGGGCTGGGAACGCCCCTGGGACCGCGCCAAGCAGGTGCCGCTCGACTGGCGCGCATGA
- a CDS encoding MarP family serine protease, with protein sequence MNVLDILLLVGAVWFAVIGYRQGFVVGILSVIGFLGGGLVAVYLLPVIWDQVTDGSEVSSTAAIVAVVIVIVCASVGQAFTTHLGSKLRRYITWSPARALDATGGSLVNVAAMLLVAWLIGSALAGTSLPTLGKEVRSSSVLLGVSRVMPDQASNWFTDFSSVLAQNGFPQVFSPFANEPITEVQAPDPALAGSPVAARAKESIVKVVGMAPGCGKVLEGSGFVVSDRRVMTNAHVVGGVDEPTVQIGGEGRLYDAKVVLYDWQRDIAVLDVPDLDAEPLRFTDTKHDARSGDSAIVAGFPENGAYDVRSARIRGRIDAGGPDIYHRGTVQRDVYSLFATVRQGNSGGPLLTPDGKVYGVVFAKSLDDPDTGYALTADEIREDIDLGKAAVQEVDSQGCAL encoded by the coding sequence GTGAATGTGCTGGACATCCTGCTGCTGGTCGGTGCCGTGTGGTTCGCGGTCATCGGCTACCGCCAGGGTTTCGTCGTCGGCATCCTGTCCGTGATCGGCTTCCTGGGTGGCGGCCTGGTGGCCGTCTACCTGCTGCCGGTCATCTGGGACCAGGTGACCGACGGGTCGGAGGTTTCCTCCACCGCCGCCATCGTCGCGGTCGTGATCGTGATCGTGTGTGCCTCCGTGGGACAGGCATTCACCACCCACCTGGGCAGCAAACTCCGCCGGTACATCACGTGGTCGCCCGCGCGCGCCCTTGATGCCACCGGCGGTTCCCTGGTCAATGTCGCGGCCATGCTGCTGGTCGCCTGGCTGATCGGCTCGGCACTCGCAGGGACGTCTCTGCCGACGCTGGGCAAGGAGGTCCGCAGCTCGTCGGTCCTGCTGGGTGTCTCCCGCGTGATGCCCGATCAGGCCTCGAACTGGTTCACCGACTTCTCCTCGGTCCTCGCGCAGAACGGCTTCCCACAGGTCTTCAGCCCCTTCGCCAACGAGCCCATCACCGAGGTCCAGGCGCCGGATCCGGCGCTGGCGGGCAGCCCCGTCGCCGCACGCGCCAAGGAATCCATCGTCAAGGTCGTCGGCATGGCACCAGGCTGCGGCAAGGTGCTCGAGGGATCCGGGTTCGTCGTCTCCGACCGGCGCGTCATGACCAATGCGCACGTGGTCGGCGGAGTCGACGAGCCGACCGTCCAGATCGGCGGCGAAGGCCGGCTCTACGACGCGAAGGTCGTCCTCTACGACTGGCAGCGTGACATCGCCGTCCTGGACGTTCCGGACCTCGACGCCGAGCCGCTGCGCTTCACGGACACGAAGCACGACGCCAGGAGCGGTGACAGCGCCATCGTCGCCGGTTTCCCGGAGAACGGTGCCTACGACGTGCGCTCCGCGCGCATTCGTGGCCGTATCGACGCCGGTGGCCCGGACATCTACCACCGGGGCACTGTGCAGCGCGATGTGTACTCGCTCTTCGCGACCGTCCGCCAGGGCAATTCCGGCGGCCCGCTGCTCACTCCGGACGGCAAGGTGTACGGCGTGGTGTTCGCCAAGTCGCTCGACGACCCCGACACCGGGTACGCCCTGACGGCCGACGAGATCCGAGAGGACATCGACCTCGGCAAGGCCGCTGTCCAGGAGGTCGACAGCCAGGGCTGCGCCCTGTAG
- a CDS encoding alpha/beta fold hydrolase encodes MTVPDMSTAGPVGPLGPAAGPGGPVRLDGPWTHRDVAANGARFHIAELGDGPLVLLLHGFPQFWWTWRHQLTALADAGFRAVAMDLRGVGGSDRTPRGYDPANLALDVTGVIRSLGEPDAALVGHDMGGYLAWTAAVMRPKLVRRLAVSSMPHPRRWRSSMLSDVAQSRAGSHIWGFQRPWVPERQLVADDSALVGRLIRDWSGPRTTDFPDDATVDVYRRAMSIPSTAHCSIEPYRWMVRSLARPDGIQFNRRMKRPVRVPTLHLHGSLDPAVRTRSSAGSGAYVEAPYRWRLFDGLGHFPHEEDPVGFSTELINWLKDPEPDR; translated from the coding sequence ATGACCGTTCCCGATATGAGTACAGCCGGCCCTGTGGGGCCGCTGGGGCCGGCAGCCGGCCCCGGCGGCCCCGTCCGCCTCGACGGCCCCTGGACCCACCGCGACGTGGCGGCGAACGGCGCCCGCTTCCACATCGCGGAGCTCGGTGACGGGCCGCTGGTGCTGCTGCTGCACGGCTTTCCGCAGTTCTGGTGGACCTGGCGCCACCAGCTCACCGCGCTGGCCGACGCGGGGTTCCGTGCCGTAGCCATGGACCTGCGAGGCGTGGGCGGCAGCGACCGCACGCCGCGCGGATACGACCCGGCCAACCTGGCACTCGACGTCACCGGCGTGATCCGGTCGCTCGGCGAGCCGGACGCGGCACTCGTCGGTCACGACATGGGCGGCTACCTCGCCTGGACCGCAGCCGTCATGCGGCCGAAGCTGGTACGCCGGCTCGCGGTGTCGTCGATGCCCCATCCGCGACGCTGGCGATCCTCGATGCTCTCCGACGTGGCCCAGTCCCGGGCCGGTTCGCACATCTGGGGCTTCCAGCGACCGTGGGTGCCGGAACGTCAGCTCGTCGCGGACGACTCGGCGTTGGTCGGGCGGCTGATCCGCGACTGGTCGGGGCCTCGCACAACGGACTTTCCCGACGACGCCACCGTGGACGTCTACCGGCGCGCCATGTCCATCCCGTCGACGGCGCACTGCTCGATCGAGCCGTACCGCTGGATGGTTCGCTCCCTGGCCCGTCCGGACGGCATCCAGTTCAACCGGCGGATGAAGCGACCCGTGCGCGTACCGACGCTGCACCTGCACGGTTCCCTCGACCCCGCGGTCCGGACCCGCAGCTCCGCCGGGTCCGGGGCATACGTCGAGGCGCCCTACCGTTGGCGACTTTTCGACGGTCTGGGGCACTTCCCCCACGAGGAGGATCCGGTCGGCTTCTCGACCGAGCTCATCAACTGGCTCAAGGATCCCGAGCCCGACCGTTAG
- a CDS encoding phage holin family protein yields the protein MSDPGNYAGSTDRSLGQLFASATAEMSALVHDEIALAKAEVRQDVKRGVIGSVAFIVTGVLILFAIPVLSFAAAYGIHNLGLGLAWSFLIVGGAFILLGILLALFGLAKFKKVKPPEKSIASAKQTAAVLQGVKPHPRPAVSAHAIERAQGSTLADKAIETHPVQDKANSVARSST from the coding sequence ATGAGCGACCCCGGCAACTATGCGGGCAGCACCGACCGTAGTCTCGGACAGCTGTTCGCTTCGGCGACCGCCGAGATGTCCGCGCTGGTGCACGACGAAATCGCCCTGGCGAAGGCCGAGGTGCGGCAGGACGTCAAGCGCGGTGTGATCGGCAGCGTGGCGTTCATCGTCACCGGTGTACTGATCCTGTTCGCGATTCCGGTGCTGAGCTTCGCCGCGGCCTACGGGATCCACAACCTCGGGCTCGGTCTGGCCTGGTCGTTCCTGATCGTGGGCGGTGCGTTCATTCTTCTGGGCATCCTCCTCGCGCTGTTCGGCCTCGCCAAGTTCAAGAAGGTCAAGCCGCCGGAGAAGTCCATCGCCTCGGCCAAGCAGACCGCGGCGGTCCTGCAGGGTGTGAAACCGCATCCGCGCCCCGCCGTCTCCGCGCACGCGATCGAGCGCGCGCAGGGGAGCACCCTCGCGGACAAGGCCATCGAGACCCACCCGGTCCAGGACAAGGCGAACTCTGTGGCACGCTCGTCCACATGA
- the nhaA gene encoding Na+/H+ antiporter NhaA, giving the protein MDAPAPPPPRRTLLGRLSLPERNYLADALRAETVGGVLLLAAAVAALIWANAFGSSYAAVGHFHFGPEALGLHLSVAHWAADGLLAVFFFVAGVELKRELVAGELRDPRAAALPVAAALCGMAVPAVVYALTAVLGGGSPAGWAVPTATDIAFALAVLAVIGTSLPSALRAFLLTLAVVDDLFAILIIALFFTDTIDFLALGGAFAGLVVFYVLLRADVRGWYIHLPLALVIWALMYNSGVHATIAGVAMGLMLRCTRREGESQSPGERIEHLVRPLSAGIAVPLFALFSAGVTLKGDALASVFTRPETLGVVLGLVVGKTVGVFGGTWLVSRFTKAELNKDLAWADVFAVATLAGIGFTVSLLIGELAFTGDEDMINEVKAAVLLGSLIAAVLSGVLLKLRVRRYRALYEAEELDEDQSGVPDVYEQDDPDYHLRMAALYERKAAEHRRLAEQAGAASGKPGSPA; this is encoded by the coding sequence GTGGACGCGCCCGCTCCCCCGCCCCCCCGCCGCACCCTGCTCGGCAGGCTCTCCCTGCCCGAGCGGAATTACCTCGCCGACGCCCTGCGCGCCGAGACGGTCGGTGGCGTCCTCCTCCTGGCTGCAGCCGTCGCAGCACTGATCTGGGCGAACGCCTTCGGCTCCAGTTATGCGGCCGTCGGCCATTTCCACTTCGGTCCCGAAGCGCTGGGGCTCCACCTGTCCGTGGCCCACTGGGCGGCCGACGGCCTGCTCGCCGTCTTCTTCTTCGTCGCCGGCGTCGAGCTCAAGCGCGAACTGGTCGCGGGCGAACTCCGGGACCCCAGGGCCGCCGCCCTCCCCGTGGCCGCGGCACTGTGCGGCATGGCCGTTCCCGCCGTCGTCTACGCCCTGACTGCGGTGCTCGGCGGGGGCTCCCCGGCCGGCTGGGCCGTGCCCACCGCCACCGACATCGCCTTCGCACTCGCCGTACTCGCGGTCATCGGCACATCGCTGCCGTCGGCGCTGCGTGCCTTCCTGCTGACGCTCGCCGTGGTCGACGACCTGTTCGCCATCCTGATCATCGCGCTCTTCTTCACCGACACCATCGACTTCCTGGCCCTCGGCGGGGCCTTCGCCGGCCTGGTCGTCTTCTACGTACTGCTGCGCGCCGACGTCCGCGGCTGGTACATCCATCTACCGCTCGCCCTGGTCATCTGGGCACTGATGTACAACAGCGGCGTCCACGCCACCATCGCCGGTGTGGCCATGGGTCTCATGCTCCGCTGCACGCGCCGCGAGGGCGAGTCGCAGTCCCCCGGTGAACGCATCGAACACCTGGTGCGCCCCCTGTCGGCCGGAATCGCCGTGCCGTTGTTCGCGCTCTTCTCAGCGGGTGTCACCCTCAAGGGTGATGCCCTGGCAAGCGTGTTCACCCGGCCCGAAACCCTCGGCGTGGTTCTCGGTCTGGTCGTCGGGAAGACCGTCGGCGTCTTCGGCGGTACGTGGCTGGTCAGCCGGTTCACCAAGGCCGAGCTGAACAAGGACCTGGCCTGGGCGGACGTCTTCGCCGTGGCCACGCTCGCCGGAATCGGCTTCACCGTCTCGCTGCTCATCGGTGAGCTCGCTTTCACGGGCGATGAGGACATGATCAACGAGGTCAAGGCCGCGGTGCTCCTCGGTTCCCTCATTGCCGCCGTACTCTCCGGTGTACTGCTGAAACTCCGGGTACGCAGATACCGGGCCCTGTACGAGGCGGAGGAGCTCGACGAGGACCAGTCGGGTGTTCCTGACGTCTACGAGCAGGACGACCCGGACTACCACCTACGGATGGCCGCCCTGTACGAAAGGAAGGCGGCCGAGCACCGCCGCCTTGCCGAGCAAGCGGGGGCAGCGAGCGGTAAGCCGGGCAGTCCGGCATGA
- the acs gene encoding acetate--CoA ligase, whose amino-acid sequence MGDVVSNESLANLLKEERRFVPPADLAANANVTVEAYEQAEADRLGFWAEQARRLTWATEPTETLDWSNPPFAKWFADGKLNVAYNCVDRHVEAGNGDRVAIHFEGEPGDSRAITYAELKDEVSRAANALSELGVGKGDRVAVYLPMIPEAAVAMLACARIGAAHSVVFGGFSADAIAARIQDADAKVVITADGGYRRGKASALKPAVDDAVSRFKSVEHVLVVRRTGQEVAWDDSRDLWWHEITGRQPAEHTPEAFDAEQPLFILYTSGTTGKPKGILHTSGGYLTQAAYTHHAVFDLKPESDVYWCTADIGWVTGHSYIVYGPLANGATQVMYEGTPDTPHQGRFWEIVQKYGVTILYTAPTAIRTFMKWGDDIPATFDLSSLRVLGSVGEPINPEAWMWYRKHIGADRCPIVDTWWQTETGAMMISPLPGVTATKPGSAQRALPGICATVVDDEAREVPDGGGGYLVLTEPWPSMLRTIWGDDQRFLDTYWSRFEGTYFAGDGAKKDEDGDIWLLGRVDDVMLVSGHNISTTEVESALVSHPAVAEAAVVGANDPTTGQAIVAFVILRGTATTSDDLVAELRNHVGTTLGPIAKPKRVLPVAELPKTRSGKIMRRLLRDVAENRELGDVTTLTDSSVMSLIQTQLPTAPSED is encoded by the coding sequence ATGGGAGATGTCGTGAGCAATGAAAGCCTGGCCAATCTGCTCAAGGAGGAGCGGCGGTTCGTACCGCCTGCCGATCTGGCCGCGAACGCCAACGTGACGGTGGAGGCGTACGAGCAGGCCGAGGCGGACCGGCTGGGCTTCTGGGCCGAGCAGGCCCGTCGCCTGACCTGGGCCACGGAGCCGACCGAGACGCTCGACTGGAGCAATCCGCCCTTCGCCAAGTGGTTCGCGGACGGCAAGCTCAACGTGGCGTACAACTGCGTGGACCGTCACGTCGAGGCGGGCAACGGCGACCGGGTCGCCATCCACTTCGAGGGCGAGCCCGGCGACAGCCGCGCCATCACCTACGCCGAGCTGAAGGACGAGGTCTCCCGGGCGGCCAACGCCCTGAGCGAGCTCGGTGTCGGCAAGGGCGACCGGGTCGCCGTCTACCTGCCCATGATCCCCGAAGCCGCCGTCGCGATGCTGGCCTGCGCCCGCATCGGCGCGGCGCACTCGGTGGTCTTCGGTGGTTTCTCGGCCGACGCGATCGCCGCCCGCATCCAGGATGCGGACGCCAAGGTCGTCATCACCGCCGACGGTGGTTACCGGCGGGGCAAGGCGTCCGCGCTCAAGCCCGCGGTGGATGACGCCGTCTCGCGTTTCAAGAGTGTCGAGCACGTCCTGGTGGTGCGCCGCACCGGTCAGGAGGTGGCCTGGGACGACTCCCGTGACCTGTGGTGGCACGAGATCACCGGCAGGCAGCCGGCCGAGCACACCCCCGAGGCGTTCGACGCGGAGCAGCCGCTGTTCATCCTGTACACCTCGGGTACGACGGGTAAGCCCAAGGGCATTCTGCACACGTCCGGTGGTTACCTGACCCAGGCGGCGTACACGCATCATGCGGTCTTCGATCTCAAGCCGGAGTCGGATGTGTACTGGTGCACCGCCGACATCGGCTGGGTGACCGGGCACTCCTACATCGTCTACGGTCCGCTGGCCAACGGGGCGACCCAGGTCATGTACGAGGGCACTCCTGACACCCCGCACCAGGGGCGGTTCTGGGAGATCGTCCAGAAGTACGGGGTCACGATCCTCTACACCGCGCCGACCGCGATCCGTACGTTCATGAAGTGGGGGGACGACATCCCCGCCACGTTCGACCTGTCCTCGCTGCGTGTCCTTGGTTCGGTCGGTGAGCCGATCAACCCCGAGGCCTGGATGTGGTACCGCAAGCACATCGGCGCGGACAGGTGCCCGATCGTGGACACCTGGTGGCAGACCGAGACCGGCGCCATGATGATCTCCCCCCTGCCCGGGGTGACCGCGACCAAGCCCGGATCCGCCCAGCGCGCCCTGCCCGGCATCTGCGCCACCGTCGTCGACGACGAGGCCCGCGAGGTCCCCGACGGCGGAGGCGGCTACCTCGTACTGACCGAGCCGTGGCCCTCGATGCTGCGCACCATCTGGGGAGACGACCAGCGCTTCCTGGACACCTACTGGTCGCGCTTCGAGGGCACGTACTTCGCCGGCGACGGCGCCAAGAAGGACGAGGACGGCGACATCTGGCTGCTGGGCCGCGTCGATGACGTCATGCTCGTCTCCGGCCACAACATCTCCACCACCGAGGTCGAATCCGCCCTCGTCTCCCACCCGGCCGTCGCCGAGGCGGCCGTGGTCGGCGCGAACGACCCGACGACCGGCCAGGCCATCGTCGCCTTCGTGATCCTGCGCGGCACCGCCACCACCTCCGACGACCTCGTCGCCGAACTCCGCAACCACGTCGGCACCACACTCGGCCCGATCGCCAAACCCAAGCGCGTCCTCCCCGTCGCAGAACTGCCCAAGACCCGCTCCGGCAAGATCATGCGACGCCTGCTGCGCGACGTCGCCGAGAACCGCGAACTCGGCGACGTCACCACCCTCACCGACTCCTCCGTCATGTCCCTGATCCAGACACAACTCCCCACAGCACCCTCCGAGGACTGA